The Methylomarinum vadi genome has a window encoding:
- a CDS encoding ComEA family DNA-binding protein, which produces MKYLLVILAFCSFNVFAKPVNINSADAKTISESLSGVGMKKAEAIVKFRKEKGPFATAMDLAKVKGIGEKTIEKNKGDILVSDVSSGSKKQKEKTQ; this is translated from the coding sequence ATGAAATATCTACTCGTCATTTTAGCTTTTTGTTCGTTTAACGTGTTCGCCAAACCCGTCAATATCAATAGTGCGGACGCCAAGACTATTTCCGAATCATTGTCGGGTGTCGGCATGAAAAAAGCCGAAGCGATCGTGAAATTCAGAAAGGAAAAGGGGCCGTTCGCAACGGCGATGGATTTGGCCAAAGTGAAAGGAATTGGCGAGAAAACGATCGAAAAGAATAAAGGGGATATTCTGGTTTCGGATGTTTCGTCCGGCTCCAAAAAGCAAAAGGAAAAAACCCAATAA
- a CDS encoding HDOD domain-containing protein, translating to MKPINNSTMDNDELIALVEKMPAFPNSVQRIIQLTSDINSSGKEIVEVIESDPVMTVKILKVINSPFYGLPKKINSIQRAVVYIGMNTIKNLALSVASIGVLNPKNKAGFNTHAFLLHSLTTAAICKKLAERQGVPQADCSDFFVAGLLHDFGKVVFAEFKAEDFRKALQKSAAEQISLHRCESECIGMDHSQAGALLAEKWAFDQLLVDAINHHHASNPHHLLTQCLFAANQISKKMEFGHSGNSIVEEFPPAVDSLFGMGLNELIESWEDLTTLRSEALSFISGT from the coding sequence ATGAAGCCCATTAATAACAGCACCATGGATAACGACGAACTGATCGCGCTGGTGGAAAAAATGCCGGCCTTCCCCAACAGCGTCCAGCGCATCATTCAGCTGACTTCGGACATCAATTCCTCCGGCAAGGAAATCGTCGAGGTCATCGAAAGCGACCCGGTCATGACGGTCAAGATCCTCAAGGTGATCAACTCGCCGTTTTACGGCCTGCCGAAAAAAATCAACTCGATTCAGCGCGCGGTGGTCTATATCGGCATGAACACGATCAAAAATCTGGCCTTGAGCGTGGCCAGCATCGGCGTGCTCAATCCGAAAAACAAGGCCGGTTTCAATACCCATGCGTTTTTACTGCATTCGTTGACCACCGCGGCGATTTGCAAAAAACTGGCCGAGAGACAGGGCGTGCCGCAAGCCGATTGCAGCGATTTTTTCGTCGCCGGCCTGCTCCATGATTTCGGCAAAGTGGTGTTTGCCGAGTTCAAAGCGGAAGACTTCAGGAAAGCGCTGCAAAAAAGCGCCGCAGAACAGATTTCCCTGCATCGATGCGAATCTGAATGCATCGGAATGGACCACAGCCAAGCCGGCGCCTTGCTGGCGGAAAAATGGGCCTTCGACCAGTTGTTGGTCGACGCCATCAACCATCATCACGCGTCTAATCCTCACCATTTGCTCACGCAATGCCTGTTCGCCGCCAACCAAATCAGTAAAAAAATGGAATTCGGCCATTCCGGCAATTCCATCGTCGAGGAATTCCCTCCCGCCGTCGACAGCCTGTTCGGCATGGGGCTGAACGAATTAATTGAGTCCTGGGAGGATTTGACTACACTTAGATCGGAAGCTTTATCATTTATTTCCGGAACGTGA
- the polA gene encoding DNA polymerase I yields MSEQNSKCLVLVDGSSFLFRAYHAIPPLSSPDGTPTNAIYGVSNMLRKLQADHRTDYFTVVFDAPGKNFRHELYAEYKAHRPPMPDDLRVQIEPLQNLIRTMGLPLIIEPDVEADDVLGALARKAEEAGFEVIISTGDKDMAQLVSEHITLENSMSETRLDERGVVEKFGVRPDQIIDYLALMGDTVDNIPGVPKVGPKTAAKWLNEYGTLDNLIANADKIKGKIGDNLRNCLEQLPLSRELTTIKCDLALPYRLEDLKCTQPDLAELKQRLAAFGFSSWLKMLEGSAEGNTMEDAQPTAIGTDYQTILTKQQFAAWLERLEQAELFAFDTETTSLNYTNAEIVGVSFAVEAGQAAYLPLAHDYPDVPQQLDRTDTLNRLKPLLENPEKAKLGQNLKYDANVLANHDIELRGIAHDTMLESYVWNSTATKHNMDDLAKEYLGLETIHYEDVAGKGAKQIPFQEVALEQATPYAAEDADITLRLHQTLSAKLRQHPSLEQLYREVEIPLVPVLSRMERNGVLIDNAMLAQQSLELANHIAAIEQHAHELAGQSFNLGSPKQIQEILYDKLQLPVLKKTPKGQPSTNESVLQELAADYPLPKLLLDFRGMSKLKSTYTDKLPQQINPRTGRVHTSYHQAVAATGRLSSSDPNLQNIPVRSAEGRKIRQAFIAPPGYKMVAADYSQIELRIMAHLSGDKGLLHAFSHNIDIHSATAAEVFGVEIDQVTTDLRRSAKAINFGLIYGMSAFGLGQQLGLSRNQAQSYIDLYFERYPGVKHYMDTIREQAKQQGFVETLFGRRLYLPEINSRNAARRQYAERTAINAPMQGTAADIIKRAMIATDRWLQQSETDCKMVMQVHDELVFEVAENQLSDCIDRIRDLMCSAAQLDVPLLVDIGTGNNWDEAH; encoded by the coding sequence ATGTCCGAACAAAATTCAAAATGCCTAGTTCTGGTCGACGGCTCGTCTTTTCTATTTCGCGCCTATCATGCAATCCCGCCGCTAAGCAGCCCCGATGGGACGCCGACCAATGCTATCTACGGCGTTTCCAATATGCTGCGTAAATTGCAGGCGGACCACAGGACAGACTATTTCACGGTGGTATTCGACGCTCCCGGCAAAAACTTCCGCCACGAGCTTTATGCGGAGTACAAGGCGCATCGTCCGCCCATGCCCGACGATTTGAGAGTGCAAATCGAACCCCTGCAAAACCTGATTCGGACGATGGGCCTCCCCTTGATTATCGAACCGGACGTCGAGGCGGATGACGTCCTCGGCGCGCTGGCCCGAAAAGCCGAGGAAGCCGGCTTCGAGGTCATCATTTCCACCGGCGATAAGGATATGGCGCAACTGGTCAGCGAACATATCACGCTGGAAAACTCCATGTCCGAAACCCGGCTGGACGAGCGCGGGGTTGTGGAGAAGTTTGGCGTCAGGCCGGATCAGATCATCGATTATTTGGCGCTGATGGGAGACACGGTGGACAATATTCCCGGCGTCCCCAAGGTCGGACCGAAAACTGCGGCCAAGTGGCTTAACGAATACGGAACGCTCGACAACCTGATAGCCAATGCCGACAAGATCAAAGGCAAAATCGGCGATAACCTGCGCAACTGCCTCGAACAACTGCCGCTGTCGCGTGAATTAACAACAATCAAATGCGATCTTGCTCTGCCATATCGGCTCGAGGACCTCAAATGTACTCAACCGGACCTCGCCGAACTCAAACAACGACTGGCGGCATTCGGCTTCTCCTCGTGGCTGAAAATGCTGGAAGGGTCGGCCGAGGGGAACACTATGGAAGACGCGCAACCGACCGCCATCGGCACCGATTACCAAACCATCCTGACCAAGCAACAGTTTGCCGCCTGGCTGGAAAGACTGGAGCAAGCCGAACTGTTTGCTTTCGACACCGAGACCACCAGCCTCAATTACACGAATGCCGAAATCGTGGGCGTTTCCTTCGCCGTCGAAGCCGGGCAGGCGGCCTATTTGCCGCTGGCCCACGATTACCCCGACGTGCCGCAACAACTGGACAGAACGGACACGCTGAATCGCCTGAAACCGTTACTGGAAAATCCCGAAAAGGCCAAGTTGGGGCAGAATCTTAAGTACGACGCCAATGTACTGGCCAATCACGATATCGAGCTGCGCGGCATCGCACACGATACCATGCTCGAATCGTACGTTTGGAACAGTACCGCGACCAAGCACAATATGGACGACCTGGCCAAAGAATATCTCGGCCTGGAAACCATCCATTACGAGGATGTCGCCGGCAAGGGCGCCAAACAGATTCCGTTCCAGGAGGTCGCCCTGGAACAAGCCACCCCGTATGCCGCGGAAGACGCCGACATCACACTGCGCCTCCATCAAACTTTGAGTGCCAAACTGCGCCAGCATCCCAGTCTGGAACAACTGTATCGCGAAGTCGAAATACCGTTGGTGCCGGTGTTGTCGCGCATGGAGCGCAACGGCGTGTTGATCGACAACGCAATGCTGGCGCAGCAAAGCCTGGAACTGGCCAACCATATCGCCGCGATCGAACAGCATGCGCATGAACTGGCCGGGCAATCCTTCAATCTCGGTTCGCCGAAACAAATCCAGGAAATCCTCTACGACAAACTGCAATTGCCGGTACTGAAGAAAACCCCCAAGGGCCAACCGTCCACCAACGAATCGGTGTTGCAGGAATTGGCGGCGGATTATCCCCTACCCAAGCTGCTGCTCGATTTTCGCGGCATGAGCAAACTAAAGTCCACCTATACCGACAAGTTGCCGCAACAGATCAATCCCAGGACCGGCCGCGTGCATACCTCCTACCATCAGGCGGTCGCCGCCACCGGCCGGCTATCCTCGTCGGACCCCAATCTGCAGAACATTCCGGTGCGTAGCGCCGAAGGGCGTAAGATCCGCCAGGCCTTCATCGCGCCGCCGGGGTACAAGATGGTCGCGGCCGACTATTCGCAGATCGAACTGCGCATCATGGCGCATCTTTCCGGCGATAAAGGCCTGTTGCATGCCTTTTCCCATAATATCGACATCCACAGCGCCACCGCAGCGGAGGTGTTCGGCGTCGAGATCGACCAGGTCACGACCGACCTGAGGCGTTCGGCCAAGGCCATCAATTTCGGCTTGATCTACGGCATGTCGGCCTTCGGCCTAGGCCAGCAATTGGGCCTGAGCCGTAATCAGGCCCAATCCTATATCGACCTGTATTTCGAGCGCTATCCCGGCGTCAAGCATTACATGGACACGATTCGCGAGCAGGCCAAGCAACAAGGCTTTGTGGAAACCCTGTTCGGCCGCCGCCTGTATTTACCGGAAATCAATTCCCGTAACGCCGCGCGCCGGCAGTACGCCGAGCGCACCGCGATCAATGCGCCGATGCAGGGTACTGCGGCCGACATCATCAAACGCGCCATGATCGCCACCGACCGCTGGCTGCAACAGTCCGAAACGGATTGCAAAATGGTCATGCAAGTCCACGACGAATTGGTGTTCGAGGTCGCGGAAAACCAACTGTCCGATTGTATCGACCGCATCCGCGACTTGATGTGTTCCGCCGCCCAATTGGACGTCCCGCTGCTGGTCGATATCGGTACCGGAAACAACTGGGATGAAGCCCATTAA